The sequence CGTTACAAAGTTTGCAGCAGTCATTTTGTTGGTTCCACTACTCACGCTAATTGACAACTGGTCCATTGAGATCGAGAATCTTTTTATAAAAGGACTTGTAGATCATTGTGTTTTGCGGTAATTGTATTCATCGTTTAAACAATTGAACGAACTTGAACTCTTGTTGTAAGTTTATTGTTAATCGGTTCAATGTTTATTAGTAACAGTGACCTTAAGACGCTCATTAGTATAAGACTAATTGATTTCCCAATTTTCTTTAGTGATGAATTCATAGATgcctattgttatttttatcatactCACATTTGAATATTCATACTTGAATCGTAATCGAACTTATGAATCAGGGATAGTTGTTAactgttttaacttttttatttatcttaacgAGCTATACCAATGTTTAAAGTTAGAGTTGATGCTATTTAGCGCATAATTGTAtgaattatacttattaaaacttTCGGTCCCGGATTCGATGTCCGGTCGGGTCAATACAAAAATTCAGatttctacattgtttcgggtctgagtgtttgtggtaggtaccttcgttgtatctgaattccataacacaagtgtttaagcaacttactttgggttcagaacaatgtatgtgatgttgtccgcgtttatttattatttactagctgttgcccgcgacttcgttcccgtgggtagaagaagatgtaagttatgattaatacccctcctgttttgttttcacattttccattgtatcttcgctcctattagtcgcagcgtgatggtttatagcctaaagccttcctcgattaattgtctactcaacacaaaaataatttttcaatttggaccagtagttcctgagattagcgcgttcaaacaaacaaacaaacaaacaaacaaactcttcaggtttatatattagtatagaagtatagattgtgTAATGTTGGTATATTCAAATGTATCGCACGTTGACACACACATTGTCTGCTCGAAAAGTTAACATTACTAAAAggcatattttgaataaaaaggaAAGATACTAAGAAAAAGAACCGTCttactaataatttattgaatacttgCAACCTGTGTTAATGCAAACGCGTAAAAAATGTCATCTTCACGCCTCTTTATAAAACCATGACTTTAATAGTGAGTAAATAGTTACATAGCATGTTCCTCATACAGTCGATTGCCAGAGATAATGAGATTACTATGCTACAATAAGTTTCATCCAGTTTTATGGTTCATTTCTTCATAGTaaaccatattttataaataattttacatgcttattctttttcttctgatttcatacttattttatttaatcaatttatcttagtttttattaaacctaTTGGAACAGATTTTTATCGAATCACAATTACAAGAAAACAAATCTTTTAaggctttattttttcttaaattgaaattttgacacAAAAGTCGCAATTTGATCGTGGATCTCTTGCAGTTCCAAATTTTTAACTACATGAGTTATAAAGTAACTAAATTCTAATCACCTCTAGCATGTTTCACTTTTTTGCGCATTTCACTTCACTAAGAAACTGCATCCACGTAAAGAGGGTGCTTTAAGTTTGACTGTCgacacgaaaataaattattaaggtCAACTTCATCTTTTATGTCTCTGTGTTAAACATTACATCCATCTCCCAATTGTCTTTAAATTAATCATCTGGTAAGAAGAGTTAAGTTAAAACGGAAGAATAAGGCAGCAAAATCACCTTTCTAAAGTACTTAATAACAATCTTGTTATTGTTCCTTTGTAAAGTGCTAATATTAGCATCATGTATGTACTACTTACTCTACACATTATTGTCATGCAATATAATCAAACTTTGATCGACTTTTGATTCTTGGACTtggtttttaaaagttttgacgGCGTTTAGGTCCGTCACTGGATGGTTAAAATGGATGGTTACTATATTATTGTCTGTTATATGTTAGAGAAGATGCTATTTTTGCCTAAATTAAAAAGGCGTTTTTATTAACAAGCTGTTGTTTACTTCCAACAGTCTCTTTGTCTGTAAgcaaatttgaaaatatattatacgttAATTCGACCCTCTTCTGTGTCTGATCAAGCGTAACAATGCTACTTTGCTCAAAGGAGACCATAGaagcttaatttaaaaacaaccgtAATGAGTAAGGATTCGTTTAAATCGTCTTGACAGCAACGAGCACGATCCCAAAGCAGGAAAGcaagataattatattattccatataaaagtaaattatctaTTATTGGTTAAAGGTTAATCGAAAGTCCTTGATTaacttttatatgtaaatacgAAGTACTATTAAATTATGCACATACCAATCAAGTAGTTTCTTTAATTAACGGATTGTACAAGACAATAGCTTACTGGCATTGGACcacaaaaaaaagcaacaaattatactttaaaaaatacctacaatcTTAGTTCCAAGGTGATTTAACCACTGTCAAAACATCTATCGGTataaagtcacgtgacttatcgttGACCtgtcatttacatacatttgagcgttatttATTGACCTTATCCATTGTAGAAATGTATTTTAGGGACAGGTTTTAGAGACTCTTACGCATATTTCTCAGCTGTTAGGGAGCGATCTGCATGATCACGCGTGAATTCATTTTCTGAATGTTGTATGGTGTGTGTTTTCGGTACAAACGGAGATACTTAATTGAACTACGTACTGCGTACCACAGTGTTGCTTAACGTGTagatattaaacttttacttcaaataaaaactttttactgacTTTTTTACTCTCTTGTTAATAAAACCAAGTTATCTTTAAAGAATAATAAGTAAACaagaataatatgttttatttcttaaaccaGACTCAATTTACATCGGTTTACTTAGCCTAGATTTgtgtagtaaataaaattattatttaaaatcaggtCAGTCAGTCATGGTTTactttcataacatttttgCTTAGTAGTAGCTTCGCCCTAATTATGCTGATTCAAATCGGGCAaaagaactaattttaattttgaatttttttaggGCCACATTCGCCTGAGAATGAGGTCtagaaaaattaataagaaaattaaggTGAAacctaaaaatgaaacattttctatcctaaatacaaaataatctgTACGAATTACTCTTATTGATCTCTCTCCATCAAGAAAGATGCTTGTACCTAAATAGCATTGTGACACCGAaaggtaagtattttaatgtgtTAGTGTCGACTTCTGGCTAAATGGCGAGCCGAGTTGCATATAGGCCTAGTATCGGGATGAATTATGCATGCAGCAGTCCACTATGAACTAAAATGGCAGATGACAATCAATCCAATTCAATATGAATTTGCGCAAAACGAACCCTAGTTTACTAAGCAGCATGCGATGGCCTTATTGTCGCTTTAACATTATGGACAtcattttcatgtttaaatGGCAAGTCTCTTGGTGCTGCCAAAGTGCTAGTGTACGTCGGATTGAGAGGATGCACTGGTCCAATGGCTGTCACAGCAGAACGCAAGACGTCGTTGCCAAGTTCAAAGTGACTGCCATCACCTGTTCTTACTATCCTGTTTTTTACCTGTAATAGTCAAGTTAtaaatagacttaaaaatattgctttggTCTCATTCTTTATAACACGACAGCAAACCTTTTACTTAAGGGAATGATAGGCCAATCAAGGGCTAAAGGGCCTGGCCCTGATTCTCTACACAGATAATGAATACTTTATcgctattataatatttttttatttgtagttaaaaTCTTTACCATTTCTGGTGATGCAGTTTTTAGGTCGTAAGCTAGTCCAATCTTCTCGAGGAATTTAATGAAAGATGCCGAATGATTGAGGAATCCAGTTAGTTCAGCCGCTTTGTAGTCCCATGGGAACGCGTGGTGGTAGTTGTGCCATCCTTCTCCGTAAGTCACTAGAGATACGAACCACGACTCCACGGGCTGGAGGTTTCTGAAgaaaggaaataatattttaaaggaagaaaataattaaggaCCTAACCTTAACCTTAACCTAACTATAACGGAGTTCGTTCAATGTAAATATCTCCAAGTCAAAAAACACTTCCACAATCGGTAGGGTATATTGAAAACGCACATTGTATTGAAACGACATTTCGTATCGATAAGTTATGTAAGTTAGTCATGTAAGTTATACCTCATTTTCATTCACTGAAgctttttgtaacaataaaactgAGCTAGAGGCTCTGGTAATTGTTAAACTGcttgatgttattttaaatgaacaagAATAAATAGGGAAATAATTTCCCTTTATATAATTGTTAAAGTATTCTGCTCACTTATCATAAGGTCTAGTTCCATACATATGTGCAGCGCTATTGACAAGCCAGGTCCCATTAAGAGAGTGGATGTAGCGGAAGAAATAGCACACTAATAGTGATTTCCACCAGACTTCTCCGAAAAATTGAATGGGCACCCATACAGGGATAGCAATCCCAATCAACGCATATAATGGATAGAagtatctgaaacaaaaaatattatttaagatcaAAGGTAAAGATCTTTTAAGGAACAACAAATGAGAGTAAAGAAATTAAGTAATTGGATTCTGAAAGATTTTTATTAGTACGAGTACAATGTTATTGTTGCCAGTTTTAACTCGGATAAAACTGACAAAAACCGgacaatatttaagtaggtaacaaAAGGCTGCATGCGGCCAGTACCGTAGACACTGGCACGAAAACGGGGaggtctatgcccagcagtgggagaaCAAATGCtgtagatgatgatgatcataaTGAAGAACAATTGGCCTATGGTCACTTTTGAAGTGagattgttgcagttgtggaagcgtgcgAACAGCGTCCATTCCACaacagaaataaaactacttcaCAGTTGATACTCGCTATAAACGTTTCCTCGCTTACTTTTTCTGAAACATGACCATCCAATCATTTTGCAAGTCGCTGATGTCAATTTCTCTGCCAAGCTCTTTTACGTATGGATGTTTTTTCATCATGAGCCAGCCAACGTGTGAAAAGAAGAAACCTCGGTTCGAATTGTGAGGATCAGCATCCGTGTCAGAGTAGCGGTGATGCAGCCGGTGATCACGACACCACGTCAACATGCAGTTCTGTAAAGAATACAAATATTAAGAACCTTTACGAATGTTAAAGCGAACCATTAAACAACTTTAGAAAATTGAAATGAAGGTTAGAGTAATCTGACTTCTGAAATAGAACCAAGTATAAATGTTACCTGTCCTGCCAACGTTTGAAATGCCAACAACATTGCTCTACAAGCTGCAGTAGCTTTGAATGTTTTATGAGTAAAATGTCTGTGGGCCCCTGTCGTGATACCTTCTGCTCCCAAGTATGTTAAGAATGTAGCTGAAATAGTATATCACATCGAtgaataaccaaaaaaaaacaacatattttccATTATTGACAAATTTACGCAGTACCCTACCCTAGATCGTCCACCTTAACCACACATTCgcacacaattattttatgaactcaatttaatattaataattttgacttACTCCATAAAAACGTCTTTAAATGAATCCCTCCTGTGACCATTACAACGAACCCCCATAAACCAAGCAAATGTAAGATCAAAAATCCAATGGCATTTGTCCAAACGATTTTGTGCTTGTATGTGTAATCTGTTCCTATATTCTTAGTAAGTATAGGCGTATATTCTTTCTGACTGTTCGGTTTCAGGTCCATCTTATTCTAatcctttataatatttaacactgTATGGGTAACACAATGACAGAGGAACGATAAATGAATGATATTCTAATTGAAGGTAT comes from Trichoplusia ni isolate ovarian cell line Hi5 chromosome 27, tn1, whole genome shotgun sequence and encodes:
- the LOC113505896 gene encoding acyl-CoA Delta(11) desaturase-like, yielding MLLAFQTLAGQNCMLTWCRDHRLHHRYSDTDADPHNSNRGFFFSHVGWLMMKKHPYVKELGREIDISDLQNDWMVMFQKKYFYPLYALIGIAIPVWVPIQFFGEVWWKSLLVCYFFRYIHSLNGTWLVNSAAHMYGTRPYDKNLQPVESWFVSLVTYGEGWHNYHHAFPWDYKAAELTGFLNHSASFIKFLEKIGLAYDLKTASPEMVKNRIVRTGDGSHFELGNDVLRSAVTAIGPVHPLNPTYTSTLAAPRDLPFKHENDVHNVKATIRPSHAA